The DNA segment cacgcacacatgtagCATACATGAATATATTGCCTACAAATGGGTAAATAGGTCACTAGacaaatatctatttttttaccctgaacagggtatatcaaGTTTGCCAAGAATTTTGTATCAACCGGAAGGAAACACCGGGTATCCTTTAAAATATGTATCACATATTTGGTCTATCTTTtattaccatatacatatacgcctgccatacaaactgaactattaaaatcatattctcgtatggaaaatgtttgtatttaactaggtatcttcacgaaatttggtatgaagaAATGGTTTAGATCGGACAATTATAGCATATACCAAGTTggcatacaaattgaccgatcaaaatcaagtttttgtatggaatattttgtaattgtgaaaggtattatatgTAACTTCGGCGCAACCAAAATTAgcgatttcattaaatttcaatattatatgCATAGAATTGCATGTAACCGAGGTTGTgttgtataataaaatattccagAATTAAATAAGGTCTTATTGGTTTCATTtacaatgacaaaaatattgagtgtgtttatataattattgtGACTCTATGGTAAATATTGTGCTATAAGATATTTAATGATCATTTGCTACTGACAAAAGTTTATTCAACCCTGATGATTCAAATGATTTAGAGACTGGTTTAATGAGTTGCGCAACCTACTTTTTATTATAACTTTAAACATTGAATATTTGGTGCTACTTGGACCTGTTACATTGTGGAGAACtaattaatgaatatatttacttcatttttaaGTTTCTTCCTTTGCAATCACCTAGCAATTTCTGGCTTTAAATAAGTGGTGGATTGAAAAAGGTCTTACACTTTTTTATACACccatttttctattattactGGTTTTGATAAATTGTTAACATTTATTAATATCATGTATACTTAAGatttttaaagttataattAATTGCCGTAAACAATTATAGGAGTGACATGCTTCTTATAATTTGTGTATGCCTTTCTTTAGAAATCTAATTCACATCTTTATTTTACACATGGTTCTAAATATATAATAGATGACGATAGGatgcgatttttttatttatatacaatttatcaGCTGCTTGAAAGCGTCAGACCATAAAATATGTGGGGGAGCTCGTTGAATACATACTTATGAATGTTACGGCCTATTGTACTCCTATACAGCATACAATCTTTGATATTGATTTATATACCATTAAGGGTAATATATAACATACAAtcgattttattatatttgtaaacaCAAAAGCTAAACTTACGTTTTTTTACTCCGTGATAGAATTTGTTATGGTACACTTTCCCTGCTGTTATTTGTATTCACTATTAACCTGCCAGCACGGCACTATACCAATCACTCTTGTTTATACATTTAATTAAGTATTAACGTTACATCCATCATATGTTATTAAAATGTGactttatattttctatttaaacaaagattaatttctttttgcaagttaataaaataactaatatattaatttataataaaatgagtTTATGATAGACACAATTAAGTTGGCAGCAATGTTTGTTGACATTCAGAGAGAGGGTTTCAAGTCAAAGTTTTACAACTATAATTATGGTCGATTTGTTGAAACTGACAGCTGTTTCAGCGTGTTgccattttttccttttcaactCAAAtactggaaaaaaatatttctataaaatatattaaaagttgattgaagtgaaaataaagttattaaagtGACGATTCTCTTGCCTTCATACTTTAGTAATGTGATGAGAGCAacgttaaaatttgttttgtattaattttatttcaatatgatttCATTGGTCTGGTAATATTTACAGATAAGATTTGTGTTATTTAGCAAGGAACATTCTTTGTACatctgagaaaaaattaaaatttacggattaaatttgcatttgaaCAGAATCTTTgcaataatgaatttaattacaGCCATCAAATTGTACGTGGAAAAAATGTGTAATGAATCAGGGCCGGGAATGAAGACTATTTTGCTGGACAAAGAGACGGTATGTAATTGCAGATTGGTGATActcaataattttcataaaatttataacttaaatatctgTAGACAAGTATAATATCAATGGCTTTCAGCCAATCGGACATGCTGCAACGGGAGGTCTATTTATTCGAACGTCTTGATTCAGGTCGTTCTAATGAGCGCATGAAAAATCTTAAATGCATTGTATTTATTAGGCCTACTAAACAAAACATACAGCTGTTAGCCGATGAACTCCGCAGTCCCAAATATggtgcatattttatttgtaagtaATGACATTGTATAACTTATTTGGCTTCGACCCATATAAACTCAATCAATAGATTTCAGTAACATCATTCCACGCACCGACATTAAATATTTAGCCGAGTGCGATGAAAGTGAATCAGTACGCGAAGTGAAAGAAGTATACGCAGACTATCTGTGTGTAAACCCAAATTTGTTTTCACTCAACATTAATAGTAGTATGCATCGTCTAAATTGGCTGCCCGACGCGCTTGGTCGCACAGTACAAGGCGTGTTAGCCGTATTATTATCTCTTAAACTCAATCCGGTTATACGATATCGCGCTGGTTCAGCTGTATCGCAAACATTGGCAAAGCAAATATATGAGCAAATTTGCAAGGAGTCGAgtctttttgatttttcacgCACCCATGAGAATGGTGCAGCACCACCATTACTGCTTATATTGGATCGCCGTGACGATCCTGTTACGCCATTGTTGCATCAATGGACCTATCAAGCAATGGTCCATGaactattaaatatacataacaaCCGCGTTGATCTCTCCAACATACCGGGTATACCGAAAGATTATAGAGAGCTCGTTTTATCCGGTGATCAGGATGAGTTTTACGGCAATAATATGTACGCAAATTTCGGTGAAATAGGTTCTACAATCAAAAACTTAATGGAGGAGTTTCAGCGTAAAGCTAAGGATCATAAAAAAGTGGAGAGTATAGCTGACAtgaagaatttcattgaaacaTATCCACAGTTCAAGAAAATGTCTGGTACGGTACAAAAACATCTCTGCATAATGGGTGAATTGTCAGCACTTACTACTAAACGGAACCTTTTCGAAGTATCCGAATTGGAGCAGGAAGTTGCCTGTAAAGCGGAACATTCGGCACAGTTACAGCGTATACGCAAAATTATAGCCGATGAACGCATATCAGTCGATGATGCTATCAAATTAGTGGCGCTTTATGCATTGCGTTATGAACGACACGCCAATTGTGATACATCTAgcttattgcaaattattaaaacacgTGGTGGGAAAACAGCAATCGTGCCTAGTTTAATTGAATATGCTGGTACGCATATGAGGCAGGGAGAAATATTCAACTTGGTGCGCATATCTGATGCCGTCAAACTAACCCGAAATTTAATTAAGGTTGTAGGcaataatttcgaaaacaaataacaatttgtaatgttacttttatttctttatgtaGGGCCTAAAGGGCGTGGAAAACGTTTTCACACAACATACACCACTGCTCAAAGAAACTTTGGAGGAAGTTTTCAAGGGTCGTGAACTAGATCCTATGTACCCCGCCATTAATTCTGAACTTGTGCCATTTCGTCGTCCACCGCAAGAGGTGGTGGTGTTCATCATTGGCGGCGCAACTTATGAAGAAGCCCTTGCAGTACATCAGCTTAATAATGCCGGTTACAAAGTGATATTGGGTGGCACCACAATACACAATTCAGAAAGTTTCATAAATGAGGTTTTGAACGCCACCGATGGTATGCAATTTAAACACACGAAAACAATGTTAAAATACATTTCCAGTGATAACTATTAAATTATGTTGTTGGACCCTCCAAAAGGCTGTATATAATTAtgttctatgtatgtatgtacaagcatatgtaaacatgtatttattaattctaTAATATTCctgtatatgctatatacaatttacatatgtatgacttGTAATCTTATTAGTTATTCGTATTATTTATTAACCTACTATAAGATTGATCGTTAAAATTGGCACCTTTAAAAAGTAACCACAAATTTCCAATGAATGGTGAATTTAGTTAGAAGCTACACTAATTATTCTCCCTAAAAATTTTCAGTCATTCCCAtgaaacaacaatatttttatttagaagtTGTATATAGTCGCATTTATTGAGTTTCCTTGAGCTTTGTTTTGCTTGccttcatatttttaaacaatcttGCTGTAACGAACGTATGTGactcttatatttttaacttatatacCATTAATAACAAATGTTTtccaaaatatgtattattcaattatttaaataaatataagtaaccGTTATTTTTAGCTATGGGATGATAACATTAATCCTTTTGTCAATTACGAAGTCAAAACTGTTCTTATAGTTACTAAGTTTTCTGCAGCCGACGTGTAGCGCGACGTATGGGACGATCTGTTGCTGCAGCACCGCCAGCAATCTGACCTGCTCCAGCAGGTGCGGCGGGCGGCGCAAATATATTTGTCACAGTTGAAGGTGCAGTAGGAGCTGATGCACCCGCTGAGAAACCAAAGGTCGTTGCGGAAGATTGCTGTGCACCGCCGAAAATGCTACTTGCATTTGCTGCTGGCGGCGCTGGGGCATTACCGGAGCTGCCGAAAGAGAATGTTTTGCTAGCTGGCGCTCCTCCCGTGCTGCTGCCGAAACTAAACGGTGCTGCGGTGGCGGTAGCAGTTGTACCGCCGTTTGTTGATCCACCACCGAATGCGAAGGGTGTGGCATTAGATGATACTGCTGGCTTATTTCCCATTGTACTAGTGCCGAAAGAAAAGCCTCCGGCTGACGGCTTGTTGCCGGCAGCGGCGAATAGATTCGATgaagtgttgttgttattgaccGTTGTAGTGCCGCCGAAGCTAAATGTTTTATTCGTTTGATTGCTATTAGCACCAGTGACCGCACCAAACGCATTGTTGCTGCTGGCGACGTTTGTGTTGCCGCTCGTTGCACTGCCACCAAATATAGATTTTGCGGTATCACTGGTACTTGCGGTTGCACTACCAAAATTAAATGGGGTCTTCGCAATGCTGGTGCCGGCTGCAGACGCTGATGTTGCTGCACCGAATATATTGGTAGATGATGTGTTGCTGCCATTGATTGCACCAGCATTGGACGCTCCAAAATTAAAGCCTCCAGCGGAGGCATTGTTTGTACCTCCTGTTGAGGATGTCGGTGTTGATTTATTGGCATTGCTGCCACCAAATGCAAAAGGAGTAGTTGCTGCCGTTGTTGTAGTGGAGCCGAATGCAGGTTTCGAAGTTGCTGCACTGCTAACGCCACCGAATGTTGGAGTCGCACCAAAAGTAAATGCGGCCTGCTGAATTGGGTGGGCGCTTGCTGGTTGTAAATTGTTAGCACCcgcaatgttgttgttgccaaatATCTTGTTATCGCCCGTTTTTGGTGAACCACCAAATGCAAAAAGATTACCGTTCGAAGAATTTGTGTTGATTGCGCCACTCTTTTCTTCGCCACCGAAGTTGAAAGCCGACTTATTGACGTTGCCGTTTATTGTACTTGTAGTAGAGGTTGTTGTGGCCGCTATTTGATTGTTACCACCAAAAGAGAAGGGAGTGCTTGCAGTAGTGGTCACagcagttgacttttgacctcCAAAAGCGAAAAGATTAGAGGCAGTTGCAGCATGAGCTCCGGTGTTTGCTGTGGTAACAGCAGCGCCACCAAAGGAAAAAGACGGTTGTGTTGTTGGCGGAGAAGTGTTTTGTGCGGTACTAGTGGTTGTGGCAAAAGCGAAGGGTTTGGCCGCATCTGTTGGACCTTTAAATGTATTACTCGTTGCATTACTACCAAATACACTTCCTGATTGCGCTGTAGACACAGTTGGTTGGACTACCATCGATTGTGCCGAAGTGGTCGTTGTATTAGTTGCGGCGCCAAAGGTATATGTGCCAGTGCCGATAGGGTTGAAAGCAGTTGCAGATGTCGTACTTGCAGTTAGGGCTGGTGCTGCAATGCTGCCACCAAAATTAAATGTGGGTTTGACAACTGTTGCGCTTGTACTAATAGCGTTTGCTCCAAAAGTTATTGCTGGTTTTGCTGCTTCTGAAGAAACtggcgttgctgttgttgtcatagAGTTTCCAAAGTTGCCAAATGCGGATGCATTTGTAGCTCTAGCTACCGTTGTTGAAACTTCTGGTTTCGTTGTTAATCCAAATTTAAATCCGCCAACACTAACCGACGAGGTAACAACAGCAGTTGATGTTACTGGTGCTACAGTTGTTGAAGTGGGCTTAGTGGGGGCTCCAAATGAAAATCCCTGAAGTTGGGGCAAAGTAGCGGAAGCTGTCGTGGTGGTTGCGGTTGcgtcatttaaattaaatgtaggCGCGGATGAGCTTACACTGCTACCAAAATTATTCGTAGGTTTTTGCGGAGTTAATTTTAGACCTACCAGTGGGGATGCTGTTTTTGTAGCGGTACTTGTTGTACTTATTATTGGGGACGCATTTGTTGAAGCTAAGCTACTGCTTTTAGCTGGTGCCGGTGCCAATTTGAAATCGCCAAGtattgaagttgttgttgtagctgtcgGCATAGGTAAGCTTGGTGTGGAACTGCTTAATGAGACCTCAACAGTGGATGTTAAGGCAGTACTTTTTGTAGTATTATCAGATGCCGACATAGGTGGAATCAATACACTTGTCAATGTTTTAGTAGATTTATCTGGATTTTTCATAGTGAAATTAGCCGCAGTTTGTGTCGAGATTGCTGTTGCCGTAGAAGCCATTGGTGTCATCTCTTTACTGACGGATACATCTTTTTTTGTTGGGGTATTACTTTCCTTTGTTGTGCTACCTGAATTCTTATTGGATAATTTGTCTACCTCATCGTACCCCTCTTCGCCTTGGTAAATTTCTCCACGCAAACCACTTAGCATCATAGCTAGTTTTGACTTTTGGGTGCGTTCTATCAGtggatttttcttgtttactatagaagaacttttttttggtttcacgAATTGTATATCAGCACATTCGTCATCATCTACAGTAACAGTATTCTCTATTATTTCTCCATTACTACCATCTGATTTGATAAGTTTTGTCGATTCATTGTAGTTACGATTGAATAATGTTACTTTCCTTTTTTGGGTTTGATTATTTAGCAACAACGGTGGTTCTGACACAGTCCGTTTGACTATACCTCCACTTTCCGTCAATCTGTCAGTACCGTTTTCTATAATATTATGTACAGGCGCAACGCTATTACTTTGAGATGAAGGTGTCGTTGGTATAGGCGTTATTGGTGTATTACAACTCAAGCTCTGCGTTAATTGATGGAATCGCAGATCGGATTGTTGACGAtgcattttcgatttttgtgTCTCATACTCTTCTGTACCAGATGGTGGTGACCGTTGTTTGTTTGAACGTTGTTGCTCgtaaaattttcgtttatttgcATGTATGAGACTTGAACTCAGAGAACTGGTTATATCGTTATTCAAACTACACAATCGTTTCTTTGCTATTTGTTCTGGCGAATGTTGAGTTTGTAATGGTAAACGTACACTTGAAAATGTAGTTCCACAAGCGCTATTCATGTTTTGAGTATGGGATGAAGGAATCACTATATGCTCACGCTGCCTTTTAAAACTTTGTGATGGAACGTGAATTGATTGAGGATTCATGTTATGCATTCCCACGCCACGAACTCCAAGAGAAGCACTTAAGGGATCGTACGACGTATCGTTACTTTCGCGGCtacagtattttttattaacgtcATGTATTCCATCAGAATCCTGGaataaatatacttaatattGTGAGTTAGGTAAGTTTTAATGTATAGGCTTACATCACTATTTATACGTTTGCGTGAGATCTCTTTCAGAACATCTAAAACACTGCGAGTTGGTGCCAGCTCACTCTCTGTTGGAGGTGGATGCAAAATAGGTcggttttcgcttgatatttcTTCATCGCTTTTTTGAACACTAATCACAGAATTCGATCGAAGTAAACTTGACAGTGTGTTgccataaaaaattgatttttctaaaagcaaatatacaattttattagcCTCTATTAATTTGAATTACGGAAAAAATCATACTTGGTGGGGCAATCCGTGTCATTGCTACATTTTGCTGTGTTGCGC comes from the Bactrocera neohumeralis isolate Rockhampton chromosome 2, APGP_CSIRO_Bneo_wtdbg2-racon-allhic-juicebox.fasta_v2, whole genome shotgun sequence genome and includes:
- the LOC126751764 gene encoding nuclear pore complex protein DDB_G0274915, whose product is MDKNGAMDRRFSLNMSTLPNPIAESTCVNLNGTTSAITERNSTINQFRWGGSPISQKNRSNSSICLNSSSANKSTATSPQRARLNLSKIDPRTYADVQSRGLVSRIIQYHESSSRLNRSKSTSNLCSKSGQYSIAPLQKTDLPYRATQQNVAMTRIAPPKKSIFYGNTLSSLLRSNSVISVQKSDEEISSENRPILHPPPTESELAPTRSVLDVLKEISRKRINSDDSDGIHDVNKKYCSRESNDTSYDPLSASLGVRGVGMHNMNPQSIHVPSQSFKRQREHIVIPSSHTQNMNSACGTTFSSVRLPLQTQHSPEQIAKKRLCSLNNDITSSLSSSLIHANKRKFYEQQRSNKQRSPPSGTEEYETQKSKMHRQQSDLRFHQLTQSLSCNTPITPIPTTPSSQSNSVAPVHNIIENGTDRLTESGGIVKRTVSEPPLLLNNQTQKRKVTLFNRNYNESTKLIKSDGSNGEIIENTVTVDDDECADIQFVKPKKSSSIVNKKNPLIERTQKSKLAMMLSGLRGEIYQGEEGYDEVDKLSNKNSGSTTKESNTPTKKDVSVSKEMTPMASTATAISTQTAANFTMKNPDKSTKTLTSVLIPPMSASDNTTKSTALTSTVEVSLSSSTPSLPMPTATTTTSILGDFKLAPAPAKSSSLASTNASPIISTTSTATKTASPLVGLKLTPQKPTNNFGSSVSSSAPTFNLNDATATTTTASATLPQLQGFSFGAPTKPTSTTVAPVTSTAVVTSSVSVGGFKFGLTTKPEVSTTVARATNASAFGNFGNSMTTTATPVSSEAAKPAITFGANAISTSATVVKPTFNFGGSIAAPALTASTTSATAFNPIGTGTYTFGAATNTTTTSAQSMVVQPTVSTAQSGSVFGSNATSNTFKGPTDAAKPFAFATTTSTAQNTSPPTTQPSFSFGGAAVTTANTGAHAATASNLFAFGGQKSTAVTTTASTPFSFGGNNQIAATTTSTTSTINGNVNKSAFNFGGEEKSGAINTNSSNGNLFAFGGSPKTGDNKIFGNNNIAGANNLQPASAHPIQQAAFTFGATPTFGGVSSAATSKPAFGSTTTTAATTPFAFGGSNANKSTPTSSTGGTNNASAGGFNFGASNAGAINGSNTSSTNIFGAATSASAAGTSIAKTPFNFGSATASTSDTAKSIFGGSATSGNTNVASSNNAFGAVTGANSNQTNKTFSFGGTTTVNNNNTSSNLFAAAGNKPSAGGFSFGTSTMGNKPAVSSNATPFAFGGGSTNGGTTATATAAPFSFGSSTGGAPASKTFSFGSSGNAPAPPAANASSIFGGAQQSSATTFGFSAGASAPTAPSTVTNIFAPPAAPAGAGQIAGGAAATDRPIRRATRRLQKT
- the LOC126751765 gene encoding vacuolar protein sorting-associated protein 45, with translation MNLITAIKLYVEKMCNESGPGMKTILLDKETTSIISMAFSQSDMLQREVYLFERLDSGRSNERMKNLKCIVFIRPTKQNIQLLADELRSPKYGAYFIYFSNIIPRTDIKYLAECDESESVREVKEVYADYLCVNPNLFSLNINSSMHRLNWLPDALGRTVQGVLAVLLSLKLNPVIRYRAGSAVSQTLAKQIYEQICKESSLFDFSRTHENGAAPPLLLILDRRDDPVTPLLHQWTYQAMVHELLNIHNNRVDLSNIPGIPKDYRELVLSGDQDEFYGNNMYANFGEIGSTIKNLMEEFQRKAKDHKKVESIADMKNFIETYPQFKKMSGTVQKHLCIMGELSALTTKRNLFEVSELEQEVACKAEHSAQLQRIRKIIADERISVDDAIKLVALYALRYERHANCDTSSLLQIIKTRGGKTAIVPSLIEYAGTHMRQGEIFNLVRISDAVKLTRNLIKGLKGVENVFTQHTPLLKETLEEVFKGRELDPMYPAINSELVPFRRPPQEVVVFIIGGATYEEALAVHQLNNAGYKVILGGTTIHNSESFINEVLNATDGMQFKHTKTMLKYISSDNY